The following DNA comes from Streptomyces sp. NBC_00273.
CGACGACGATGTCCGCGTCGATGTCCTCGTCGAGGTCGTCGATGTTGATCGTCGGCGGGGCCAGCCGGTGGTACAGCGCCAGCACGGTCGCGACGGTCTCGATACCGCCCGCGCCGCCCAGCAGGTGACCCGTCATCGACTTGGTCGCGGAGATCGCGATGTGGTCGAGGTCGTCGCCCAGCACCTTGCGCAGGGCCTTCAGCTCGGCCGTGTCACCCTGCGGGGTCGACGTGGCGTGCGCGTTCAGGTGGACCAGCTCGGCCGGGTCCAGACCGGTGTTGTCGAGCAGGTTCTGCACCGCGGCCGCGACGCCGCGGCCGGTCGGCTCCGGCTGCGCGATGTGGTGGCTGTCCGCGGACAGACCCTGGCCCAGCACCTCGCAGTAGACCCGGGCGCCGCGCGCAGCGGCGTGCTCGGCGGACTCCAGGACGATGACGCCCGCGCCCTCGCCCAGTACGAAGCCGTCACGGGCCTTGTCGTACGGACGGGAGGCCTGCTCGGGGTTCTCGTTGTTCTTGGACATCGCCATCATGTTGGCGAACGCGGCGATCGGCAGCGGGTGGATCGCCGCCTCGGTGCCGCCGGCGACGACCACGTCGGCACGGCCGGTGCGGATCATCTCGACGGCGTAGCCGATGGCCTCGGCGCCGGACGCGCAGGCGCTGACGGGAGTGTGCACGCCCGCCTGGGCGTTGACCTCGAGGCCGACGTTGGCCGACGGGCCGTTCGGCATGAGCATGGGGACGGTGTGCGGGGAGACCCGGCGCACGCCCTTTTCCTTCAGTACGTCGTACTGGTCGAGCAGGGTGGTGACACCGCCGATGCCGGAGGCGATCACGGTGCCCAGACGCTCGGGCGCGACGAAGGCGCCTTCTTCCGTCTCTTCGCCGGCCGGGGTGGTGTAACCGGCGTCGGCCCACGCTTCGCGGGCCGCGATGATGGCGAACTGCGCCGAGCGGTCCAGCTTGCGGGCCAGCGGCCGGGGCAGGACCTCGTTCGGGTCGACGGCGGCCCGAGCGGCGATGCGTACCGGGAGTTCGGCGAAGCGCTCGCCCTCCAGGGGCTTGACGCCGGAACGGCCGGCAAGCAGACCTTCCCAGGTCGAAGCGCTGTCGCCACCCAGCGGAGTGGTTGCGCCGATACCGGTGACGACCACGGTGCGATTGGTCGGGCTCACAGGAATTCTTTCTCCACGTCTCAGGGGGTGCTGAATTGTCACGGCGCCACCGCCAGGTGGCGACAAACGCTCGTCAGGCTCAGGCCTGGTGCTTCAGGATGTAGTCAGCGGCGTCGCCGACCGTCTTGAGGTTCTTGACGTCCTCGTCCGGGATCTTGACGTCGAAGCGCTCTTCGGCGGCGACGACGACCTCGACCATGGAGAGCGAGTCGACGTCCAGGTCGTCGGTGAAGGACTTCTCGATCGCGACGTCCTCGGTGGGGATGCCGGCGATCTCGTTGACGATCTCCGCGAGACCCTCGACGATCTCTTCCTGCGTGGCGGCCATGTGGCGCTCCTTCTCTAGCTAACTGAGGTGAAACAGGGCGGGATGTGGATCCCAGCCCTAGGGGAGGGTAACGACCGTCGCGGCGTAGACGAGTCCCGCCCCGAAGCCGATGACGAGCGCGGTGTCGCCGCTCTTCGCCGCTCCGGTCGCCAGGAGCCGCTCCATAGCGAGCGGAATCGAGGCGGCCGAGGTGTTGCCGGTGGTCTCCACGTCACGGGCGACCGTGACGTGCTCCGGCAGCTTCAGAGTCTTCACCATCGAATCGATGATCCGCATGTTCGCCTGGTGCGGAATGAAGACGTCCAGGTCGTCCGCGGTGATCCCGGCCGCGTCGAGCGCCTGCTGGGCCACCTTGGCCATCTCGAAGACGGCCCAGCGGAAGACCGCCTGACCCTCCTGGGTGATGGCCGGAAACTTTTCGCCGCCGTCCTTGCCGAGGTACTCGTCCCACGGCACGGTCTGCTTGATCGTCTCGGACTTGTCGCCCTCCGAACCCCACACCGTGGGGCCGATGGCCGGCTCGTCCGAGGGACCGACGACCACGGCGCCGGCGCCGTCACCGAACAGGAAGGCCGTCGCGCGGTCCTCCAGGTCGGTCAGGTCCGAGAGCCGCTCCACGCCGATGACGAGGACGTACTCCGCGGAACCTTCCACCACCAGACCCTTGGCCAGGGTCAGGCCGTAGCCGAATCCGGCACAGCCGGCGGAGATGTCGAAGGCGGCGGGCTTGCCCGCGCCGATCCGGTGCGCGATCTCGGTCGCGACGGCCGGGGTCTGCTTGAAGTGCGAGACCGTCGAGACGATCACGGCACCGATCTGCTCCGGGGCGACACCGGCATCGGCCAGCGCCTTCCCCGAGGCCTCCACCGACATCGCGGAGACGGTCTCCTGGGGCGAGGCCCAGTGCCGGGTCGCGATGCCCGAGCGGGAGCGGATCCACTCGTCGGACGAATCGATGGTCTCGAGGATGACCTCGTTGGGCACCACACGGGTCGGGCGGTAGCCGCCGACACCGAGGATGCGGGCGTAAGGGGAGCCCTTGGCCGGCTTGATCTTGGACATGCTGTGTGGGCTCCTTCTCTCAGACCGTCAGTTCGGCGACGAGCGCCGCGGCCTTGTCGAGATCGTCCGGGGTCTTCAGAGCCACGGTCGGTACGCCCTTGAGCGCGCGCTTGGCCAGACCCGTCAGGGTGCCACCGGGGCAGAGCTCGATGATCCCCGTGACGCCCAGCTCGGCGAACGTCTCCATGCACAGGTCCCAGCGGACCGGGTTGGCGACCTGACCGACCAGGCGGGCGACGACGTCGGCGCCCGTGGCGACGACGAGGCCGTCCTTGTTCGAGACGTACTTCAGCGCCGGGTCCGCCGGGGTGAGGGCCTCGGCGGCCTTCTCCAGCGTGGCGACCGCAGGGGCCATGTGGTGCGTGTGGAACGCGCCCGCGACCTTGAGGGCGACGACCTTCATGGAGCCTTCGGGCTTGTCGGCCTCCAGAGCGGCGATCTGCTCCATCGTGCCGGCGGCCACGATCTGACCCGCGCCGTTGATGTTGGCGGGCGTCAGGCCCAGCTTCTCCAGGTGTGCGACGACCACGTCACGGTCACCGCCGAGGACCGCGGCCATGCCGGTCTCGGTGACGGCGGCGGCCTCGGCCATCCCCAGACCGCGGGTCCGGACGAACGACAGCGCGTCGGCCTCGGACAGCACGCCGGCGTAGGCGGCGGCGGTGATCTCACCGACGCTGTGGCCTGCGACGGCGCCGAAGGCGGCCGGGGAAGCGAGCGCGGACGCGGACAGCAGGCCCGCGGCGACGAGCAGGGGCTGGGCCACGGCCGTGTCGCGGATCGCGTCTGCGTCTGCGTCCGTGCCGTAGTGGGCAAGGTCCAGCTCGATGGCGTCCGACCACGCGGCGACGCGGTCAGCGGCACCGGGAAGTTCGAGCCAGGGAGTCAAGAAGCCGGGCGTCTGAGCGCCTTGGCCGGGAGCGACGAGTACGAGCACCCTCACACTCTCTCTTGTGGATGGTCCCTGCCGCCCGTGGGGACAGGGACCAAGAACGGTCGGGGTAATTGTCGATGTTCGACAAAAGTCTAGGACTGGGCGTCGCCGTCAGCCAGACGCCCGAGAATCAGGGCGATTCGCAGAGTGAACGCCGAGCGGACATCAGAAGGAGACCATCCGGTGACGTCGGTCACACGTCGTAGCCGGTAGCGCACCGTGTTGGGGTGCACGAACAGCATCCGCGCCGCCCCTTCCAGGCTGCTCGCCTGCTCCAGGTAGACGCTCAGGGTCTCCAGCAGTGCGGACCCCGCCTCCTCCAGTGGTCTGTAGATCTCCTCCACCAGCTGATCCCTGGCGGCGGGATCGGAGGCGATGGCGCGTTCCGGCAGGAGATCGTCCGCCAGGACCGGCCGAGGGGCATCCTGCCAGGCCGTGCACGCTTTCAGCCCGGCCGCCGCGGCCTGCGCCGACTTCGTTGCGTTCAGCAGGTCGGACACCACCGGTCCGGCGACCACCGGACCCGCCGCGAACGGTCCGATCAACGACTTGGCCACCTGGATCGGGTTGTCGCTACCACCCGCGATGACGACCAGCCGGTCCCCGAGCACACCGGTGAGGACCTGGAGCTTGTGGTGACGGGCCGCGCGCCGGATCGCCTCGACCGTCAGCTCGCTGTCGCCCTCCGGCGCGGTGCCGAGCACCACGCACACGTGCTCCGGGGAGTTCCAGCCCAGCGCCGCCGCCCGGGACAGCGCACCCTCGTCCGCCTCGCCGGACAGCACCGCGTTGACGACCAGGGACTCCAGCCGGGCGTCCCAGGCCCCGCGCGCCTCGGCGGCCTGCGCGTACACCTGGGCGGTCGCGAAGGCGATCTCCCGGGCGTACACCAGCAGCGCCTCGCGCAGGATCGACTCGTCGCCCGGGGCCGCGACCTCCTCGATCGCGGCCTCCATGACCTCGATCGTCGTGCGGACCATCTCGACGGTCTGGCGCAGGGTGATCGCCCGGGTCAGCTCGCGCGGAGCCGTCCCGAAGACATCGGTGGAGATGGCCTGCGGGGTCTCCGGGTGCCTGAACCACTCCGTGAACGCGGCGATGCCGGCCTGGGCGACCAGGCCGATCCAGGACCGGTTCTCGGGCGGCATGGCCCGGTACCACGGCAGGGTCTCGTCCATGCGCGCGATCGCGTTGGCGGCCAGCCGACCCGCGGACTTCTCCAGTCGGCGGAGCGTCGCGGTGTGCGGATGGGCGGGCACGGGATGCGCGGCATGTGGGGCGGGCGAATGCTCACGTTCGGGTTGGGGCACGTGACAAGACTGCCTTATCGGGACGGGTGCGCGGAGTCCGGTCCCGCCCGTGGCCCGCGCCCCGGCCGGCGGCGGGGTCTACCGTGGCGTCCATGATTGATGTTCGCCCAGGCGCCGACCGGTACGAGGGCGGGGACCCGGCCACCGGGATCACCACCCGGCACGCCTTCTCCTTCGGCACCTTCTACGACCCGGACAATCTGCGCTTCGGCCCGGTGCTCGCCTGCAACGAGGAGACCCTCGCGCCGGGCGCCGGCTTCGACGAGCACCCGCACAGCCACACCGAGATCGTGACCTGGGTGATCGAGGGCGAACTCACCCACCACGACAGCACCGGCGA
Coding sequences within:
- a CDS encoding beta-ketoacyl-[acyl-carrier-protein] synthase family protein gives rise to the protein MSPTNRTVVVTGIGATTPLGGDSASTWEGLLAGRSGVKPLEGERFAELPVRIAARAAVDPNEVLPRPLARKLDRSAQFAIIAAREAWADAGYTTPAGEETEEGAFVAPERLGTVIASGIGGVTTLLDQYDVLKEKGVRRVSPHTVPMLMPNGPSANVGLEVNAQAGVHTPVSACASGAEAIGYAVEMIRTGRADVVVAGGTEAAIHPLPIAAFANMMAMSKNNENPEQASRPYDKARDGFVLGEGAGVIVLESAEHAAARGARVYCEVLGQGLSADSHHIAQPEPTGRGVAAAVQNLLDNTGLDPAELVHLNAHATSTPQGDTAELKALRKVLGDDLDHIAISATKSMTGHLLGGAGGIETVATVLALYHRLAPPTINIDDLDEDIDADIVVGEPRKLPADGPISAINNSFGFGGHNVTLAFRTV
- a CDS encoding acyl carrier protein; translation: MAATQEEIVEGLAEIVNEIAGIPTEDVAIEKSFTDDLDVDSLSMVEVVVAAEERFDVKIPDEDVKNLKTVGDAADYILKHQA
- a CDS encoding ketoacyl-ACP synthase III, whose protein sequence is MSKIKPAKGSPYARILGVGGYRPTRVVPNEVILETIDSSDEWIRSRSGIATRHWASPQETVSAMSVEASGKALADAGVAPEQIGAVIVSTVSHFKQTPAVATEIAHRIGAGKPAAFDISAGCAGFGYGLTLAKGLVVEGSAEYVLVIGVERLSDLTDLEDRATAFLFGDGAGAVVVGPSDEPAIGPTVWGSEGDKSETIKQTVPWDEYLGKDGGEKFPAITQEGQAVFRWAVFEMAKVAQQALDAAGITADDLDVFIPHQANMRIIDSMVKTLKLPEHVTVARDVETTGNTSAASIPLAMERLLATGAAKSGDTALVIGFGAGLVYAATVVTLP
- a CDS encoding ACP S-malonyltransferase, which translates into the protein MRVLVLVAPGQGAQTPGFLTPWLELPGAADRVAAWSDAIELDLAHYGTDADADAIRDTAVAQPLLVAAGLLSASALASPAAFGAVAGHSVGEITAAAYAGVLSEADALSFVRTRGLGMAEAAAVTETGMAAVLGGDRDVVVAHLEKLGLTPANINGAGQIVAAGTMEQIAALEADKPEGSMKVVALKVAGAFHTHHMAPAVATLEKAAEALTPADPALKYVSNKDGLVVATGADVVARLVGQVANPVRWDLCMETFAELGVTGIIELCPGGTLTGLAKRALKGVPTVALKTPDDLDKAAALVAELTV
- a CDS encoding PucR family transcriptional regulator; amino-acid sequence: MPQPEREHSPAPHAAHPVPAHPHTATLRRLEKSAGRLAANAIARMDETLPWYRAMPPENRSWIGLVAQAGIAAFTEWFRHPETPQAISTDVFGTAPRELTRAITLRQTVEMVRTTIEVMEAAIEEVAAPGDESILREALLVYAREIAFATAQVYAQAAEARGAWDARLESLVVNAVLSGEADEGALSRAAALGWNSPEHVCVVLGTAPEGDSELTVEAIRRAARHHKLQVLTGVLGDRLVVIAGGSDNPIQVAKSLIGPFAAGPVVAGPVVSDLLNATKSAQAAAAGLKACTAWQDAPRPVLADDLLPERAIASDPAARDQLVEEIYRPLEEAGSALLETLSVYLEQASSLEGAARMLFVHPNTVRYRLRRVTDVTGWSPSDVRSAFTLRIALILGRLADGDAQS